One window of Alteriqipengyuania lutimaris genomic DNA carries:
- the purH gene encoding bifunctional phosphoribosylaminoimidazolecarboxamide formyltransferase/IMP cyclohydrolase has translation MAIRRALLSVSDKEGLAQLGQALASRGVELVSTGGTAKALRDAGLEVRDISDLTGFPEMMDGRVKTLHPKVHGGLLALRDNEQHVASMEEHEIGAIDLVVVNLYPFEATVAKGAERAEVIENIDIGGPSMVRSAAKNHQFVTIVTDPADYPALVEELEGGKGATSLGFRKKMAAKAFAATAAYDAMISQWFAFADQQQQFPDYLSVGGKAPTVLRYGENPHQQAALYTPTGPHAHGIAQAEQLQGKELSYNNYNDADAALELCAEFAGEEPAVVIVKHANPCGVAQRGTLIDAWNEALACDSVSAFGGIVAVNRELDGETARAICEIFTEVVIAPSVTDEAREAFAKKKNLRLLTVGDLPDPRRGALTVKPITGGLLVQGRDNATISADDLKVVTKREPSEQELKDCLFAWTVARHVKSNAIVYAKDGATAGIGAGQMNRRDSSRIAAIKAAEAAEKYGWDTARTVGSAVASDAFFPFADGLLAAAEAGATAVIQPGGSIRDDEVIAAADEAGLAMVFTGMRHFRH, from the coding sequence ATTGCGATCCGCAGGGCCCTCCTTTCCGTATCGGACAAGGAGGGACTGGCGCAGCTTGGCCAAGCGCTCGCGAGTCGCGGCGTCGAACTCGTCTCGACCGGCGGCACCGCGAAGGCACTGCGCGATGCGGGGCTCGAGGTGCGCGACATTTCCGACCTGACGGGCTTCCCCGAGATGATGGACGGCCGGGTCAAGACGCTTCATCCCAAGGTACACGGCGGGTTGCTGGCGCTGCGCGACAACGAACAGCATGTCGCTTCGATGGAAGAGCATGAAATCGGCGCGATCGATCTGGTGGTGGTCAACCTCTACCCCTTCGAAGCGACCGTCGCCAAGGGGGCCGAGCGTGCCGAGGTGATCGAGAACATCGACATCGGTGGGCCGTCGATGGTCCGCTCGGCAGCGAAGAACCACCAGTTCGTCACCATCGTCACCGATCCGGCGGATTACCCGGCGCTGGTCGAAGAGCTGGAAGGCGGCAAGGGCGCAACCAGCCTCGGTTTCCGCAAGAAGATGGCGGCCAAGGCCTTCGCCGCCACCGCCGCCTATGATGCGATGATCAGCCAGTGGTTCGCCTTTGCCGACCAGCAGCAGCAATTCCCCGACTACCTCTCGGTCGGGGGCAAGGCGCCCACCGTGCTGCGCTATGGCGAGAACCCGCACCAGCAGGCCGCGCTGTACACGCCCACCGGGCCGCATGCGCATGGCATCGCGCAGGCCGAGCAGCTGCAGGGCAAGGAGCTGTCGTACAACAATTACAACGACGCCGACGCCGCGCTCGAGCTGTGCGCCGAATTCGCTGGCGAAGAGCCTGCAGTCGTCATCGTCAAGCACGCCAACCCCTGCGGTGTGGCGCAGCGCGGCACTCTGATCGACGCGTGGAACGAAGCGCTGGCGTGCGACAGCGTGTCGGCCTTCGGTGGCATCGTCGCGGTCAATCGCGAGCTCGATGGCGAAACCGCGCGCGCGATCTGCGAGATCTTCACCGAAGTCGTCATCGCCCCCAGCGTGACCGACGAGGCGCGCGAAGCCTTCGCGAAAAAGAAGAACCTGCGCCTGCTGACCGTGGGCGACCTGCCCGATCCGCGACGCGGCGCCCTGACCGTAAAGCCGATCACGGGCGGCCTGCTGGTGCAGGGCCGCGACAACGCGACGATCTCTGCCGATGACCTGAAAGTCGTCACTAAGCGCGAACCGAGCGAGCAGGAACTGAAGGATTGCCTGTTCGCCTGGACCGTGGCCCGCCACGTCAAATCCAATGCGATCGTCTACGCCAAGGACGGCGCGACCGCCGGGATCGGCGCGGGCCAGATGAACCGCCGCGATTCGAGCCGGATCGCCGCAATCAAGGCAGCCGAAGCGGCGGAGAAGTATGGCTGGGACACCGCGCGCACCGTGGGCAGCGCGGTCGCATCGGACGCGTTCTTCCCCTTCGCCGACGGCCTGCTAGCCGCTGCCGAGGCAGGGGCGACCGCGGTGATCCAGCCGGGCGGTTCCATTCGCGACGACGAAGTGATCGCAGCGGCCGACGAGGCGGGACTGGCGATGGTGTTCACCGGGATGCGCCACTTCCGGCACTGA
- a CDS encoding NnrU family protein: MDPLTSLIAASIAFVGTHFAMSHPLRGPMVRTLGSAGFSLVYTLVSAAAMAWMYFAFVATPAGAPLWGGYGDAVWIAASAITLAAMVLFAGSLIGNPALPAPGAAQAARKPARGVFKVTRHPMMWGFALWALAHLIAAPTARTVVVALAIATLALVGAHFQDRKKEVLMGDAWEQWERSTSYWPRFHRILAVGLVPWIGGIAIWLGASWLHEMEAGVWRWI; this comes from the coding sequence ATGGACCCGCTGACTTCGCTGATCGCAGCAAGCATCGCCTTCGTCGGCACGCATTTCGCGATGTCCCATCCCTTGCGCGGGCCCATGGTCCGCACGCTCGGCAGTGCCGGTTTTTCGCTCGTTTACACGCTGGTCAGCGCCGCCGCGATGGCGTGGATGTACTTCGCCTTCGTCGCGACCCCGGCAGGCGCCCCGCTGTGGGGTGGTTACGGCGATGCCGTGTGGATCGCGGCGAGCGCGATCACGCTGGCGGCGATGGTATTGTTCGCTGGATCGCTGATCGGCAATCCCGCCCTGCCCGCACCGGGCGCGGCACAGGCTGCGCGCAAGCCCGCGCGCGGCGTGTTCAAGGTCACCCGCCACCCGATGATGTGGGGCTTTGCATTATGGGCGCTTGCGCATCTGATCGCGGCGCCGACCGCACGCACCGTCGTGGTCGCGCTGGCAATTGCCACGCTCGCGCTCGTCGGCGCGCATTTCCAGGACCGCAAGAAGGAGGTGCTGATGGGCGATGCGTGGGAACAGTGGGAGCGCAGCACGAGCTATTGGCCCAGGTTCCATCGCATCCTCGCGGTCGGACTGGTGCCGTGGATCGGCGGAATCGCCATATGGCTTGGCGCCAGCTGGCTCCACGAGATGGAGGCCGGAGTGTGGCGCTGGATCTAG
- a CDS encoding serine hydrolase domain-containing protein encodes MQARLDQALADTPPLMQLHRLNGLSVAVFDDYGNVHTYAFGVKRADGDQPVTPSTAFSTASISKPVTALLCLLLDAEGRIDIDAPIAYSLTRWQLPHSEFPGAADITWRQLMTHTAGTSQHGFADYYEGDALPTLVDSLEGRLPRYDRPIAFEFVPGTDWQYSGGGYVILQMALEDEVGVPLHELARQRIFEPLSMTHTTMIQPGEPGFPGDVASVHDEAGALIRNGLPITPQVSASGMWSTPSDLATFAIAIQRGLRGETVDPVTPQIARTMTDIISLDYVGGMGTPFFRGFGLGNTEWFRHDGSNTGVNSDFFAAMEGGYGFVLMGNGDDGNTGPVFAELRREIIASMGWRGHHPIADAPLDDTLRNAVQGDYRGLLYDLGLDYTIEQRDEGLVIASEFFTQFLGTDASPMHHLGNGVFRIEDYPNLLTFELDAQGAVAAVSISRPGTEAPAFRRPIADLR; translated from the coding sequence GTGCAAGCTCGGCTCGATCAGGCGCTGGCCGATACGCCTCCCCTAATGCAGCTCCATCGCCTGAATGGGCTGAGCGTCGCCGTATTCGACGATTACGGCAATGTGCACACGTACGCCTTCGGGGTGAAGCGTGCCGACGGCGATCAGCCGGTCACCCCCAGCACCGCCTTTTCCACCGCGTCGATCTCCAAGCCGGTAACCGCGCTCCTCTGCCTGCTGCTGGACGCGGAAGGCAGGATCGACATCGACGCGCCGATCGCGTATTCGCTGACTCGCTGGCAGCTTCCGCACAGCGAGTTTCCGGGCGCTGCCGACATCACCTGGCGGCAGTTGATGACCCATACGGCGGGCACTTCCCAACACGGATTCGCGGATTATTACGAGGGTGACGCGCTGCCCACGCTGGTCGACAGCCTCGAAGGGCGGCTGCCCCGCTACGATCGCCCGATCGCGTTCGAGTTCGTGCCCGGAACCGACTGGCAATATAGCGGCGGCGGCTATGTGATCCTGCAAATGGCGCTGGAGGACGAAGTGGGCGTGCCCTTGCACGAGCTTGCCCGGCAGCGGATTTTCGAGCCGCTGTCCATGACGCACACCACGATGATCCAGCCCGGCGAGCCCGGCTTTCCGGGCGACGTCGCCTCGGTGCACGACGAAGCGGGCGCGCTCATCCGCAATGGACTGCCGATCACCCCGCAGGTTTCCGCCTCGGGCATGTGGTCGACGCCGAGCGACCTTGCGACCTTCGCCATCGCCATCCAGCGCGGCCTGCGCGGCGAGACGGTCGACCCGGTCACGCCGCAGATCGCGCGCACCATGACGGATATCATCTCGCTCGACTATGTCGGCGGAATGGGCACGCCGTTCTTCCGTGGCTTCGGCCTGGGCAACACCGAATGGTTCCGGCACGATGGGTCCAACACCGGGGTCAATTCCGATTTTTTCGCCGCGATGGAGGGCGGTTACGGGTTCGTCCTGATGGGCAATGGCGACGACGGCAACACGGGACCGGTGTTCGCGGAGCTGCGGCGCGAAATTATCGCATCAATGGGCTGGCGCGGCCACCACCCGATCGCCGATGCGCCGTTGGACGACACGCTTCGAAACGCCGTGCAGGGCGACTATCGCGGGCTGCTTTACGATCTGGGTCTCGACTACACGATCGAGCAGCGGGACGAAGGCCTGGTGATCGCTTCGGAATTCTTCACGCAGTTCCTCGGCACGGATGCCAGCCCGATGCACCATCTGGGCAACGGAGTCTTCCGGATCGAGGACTATCCCAACCTCCTGACCTTCGAGCTGGACGCACAGGGCGCGGTTGCAGCGGTGAGCATCAGTCGACCGGGCACCGAAGCGCCGGCATTCCGCAGGCCGATCGCTGACCTGCGATAA
- a CDS encoding heparinase II/III family protein codes for MTLGDKPEPTALSARETEDERVASPASAAKSPDEDSSAAPAPVDRVEVLPPARALVPQEIGAPRVGPGERLVRIAYAAGVRGRLITSPFSKPDKRRILSTVNPPLVGDRAAGMALRAGHFLVHGIKLPIAQLDFGPGHRMAPALERTIHGYSWLRDLAGSGARPQVEATALRIHRMWLDAHPLPGKGPAWEIEVVAHRMLAWLVHAPLLLSNKAVRGRTLAALDKTAGWLDGQVTKAPDRQAEVFGWGALIAAGLLLPEGKPRRLFAEAGLARALGDFVGEDGGVQSRSPLAQIELIELLTELAACYRSVKVEPPKFIGAVSELITPPLLAVMHGEGGMGNWQGAGAVCAERIEELIRVSGVRARPLKEPRGWGYHRASAAKTVLQFDAAPPPLAKYARSGCASTLAFELSAKGQRIIVNCGGAAWAGGQVPARIEQGLRATAAHSTLVLEDVNSTAILVKGKLGAGVTEVEVDRRTVGGKRGGATRIEASHDGYASRFGLLHRRVLVLREDGTELAGEDVLLPASKRGKRGKVGYAIRFHLGMGIAARLSEDRKGAGLALPDGSHWQFRVAGEYTGTLSIEESLFVDGQGRPQPIQQLVLQGMTPRSGGSFAWLFKKMG; via the coding sequence ATGACCCTGGGAGACAAGCCCGAGCCGACCGCGCTGAGTGCGCGCGAAACCGAAGACGAGCGCGTCGCCTCCCCTGCATCGGCGGCAAAATCGCCGGACGAGGACAGCTCCGCGGCGCCTGCCCCGGTGGATCGCGTCGAGGTTCTCCCGCCCGCGCGCGCGCTGGTTCCGCAGGAAATAGGCGCACCGCGTGTCGGACCGGGCGAGCGACTCGTCCGGATCGCTTATGCTGCTGGCGTGCGCGGCCGACTGATCACGTCGCCTTTCTCCAAGCCCGACAAGCGCCGCATCCTGTCGACGGTCAATCCGCCCCTGGTCGGCGACCGGGCGGCCGGGATGGCTCTGCGCGCGGGGCATTTCCTCGTCCACGGAATCAAGCTGCCCATCGCACAGCTCGATTTCGGGCCCGGGCACCGGATGGCTCCGGCGCTCGAACGCACGATCCACGGCTATTCGTGGCTCCGTGATCTGGCCGGATCGGGCGCGCGTCCGCAGGTCGAGGCGACCGCGCTGAGGATCCATCGCATGTGGCTCGATGCGCATCCCCTGCCGGGCAAGGGGCCTGCGTGGGAGATCGAGGTCGTCGCGCACCGGATGCTGGCGTGGCTGGTCCATGCGCCGCTGCTCCTTTCGAACAAGGCGGTGCGCGGGCGCACGCTCGCCGCGCTGGACAAGACGGCGGGCTGGCTCGATGGCCAGGTCACCAAGGCGCCCGACAGGCAGGCGGAGGTGTTCGGCTGGGGCGCGCTGATTGCGGCGGGGCTGCTGCTGCCCGAAGGCAAGCCGCGCCGGCTCTTCGCCGAGGCGGGCCTCGCGCGCGCTCTGGGCGATTTCGTAGGCGAGGACGGGGGCGTGCAGTCGCGCAGCCCGCTGGCCCAGATCGAACTGATCGAACTGCTTACCGAGCTTGCCGCCTGCTATCGATCGGTCAAGGTCGAGCCGCCCAAGTTCATCGGTGCCGTGTCCGAACTGATCACGCCGCCACTGCTTGCGGTGATGCACGGCGAAGGCGGGATGGGCAATTGGCAGGGCGCAGGCGCGGTCTGTGCGGAGCGGATCGAGGAACTGATCCGTGTCAGCGGCGTGCGTGCCCGTCCGCTGAAGGAACCGCGCGGCTGGGGCTATCACCGCGCAAGCGCGGCCAAGACGGTGTTGCAATTCGATGCGGCCCCGCCGCCGCTCGCCAAATATGCACGCTCGGGCTGCGCCTCCACCCTCGCCTTCGAACTTTCCGCGAAGGGCCAGCGCATCATCGTCAATTGCGGCGGTGCCGCATGGGCCGGCGGCCAAGTGCCCGCGCGGATCGAGCAGGGCCTGCGCGCCACGGCGGCGCATTCGACACTGGTGCTGGAGGACGTCAATTCGACCGCGATCCTGGTGAAGGGCAAGCTGGGCGCGGGCGTCACCGAGGTCGAGGTCGACCGCCGCACGGTCGGCGGCAAGCGCGGCGGGGCCACGCGAATCGAGGCCAGCCACGATGGCTATGCCAGCCGTTTCGGCCTGCTTCATCGCCGGGTCCTCGTGCTCCGCGAGGACGGGACCGAACTGGCTGGCGAGGATGTGCTGCTGCCCGCAAGCAAGCGCGGCAAGCGCGGGAAGGTCGGCTATGCGATCCGCTTCCACCTCGGGATGGGCATCGCCGCGCGCCTGTCGGAGGATCGCAAGGGCGCCGGTCTCGCGCTGCCCGACGGTTCACACTGGCAATTCCGGGTCGCGGGTGAATATACGGGCACGCTTTCGATCGAAGAGAGCCTTTTCGTCGATGGACAGGGTCGGCCGCAGCCGATCCAGCAGCTCGTTTTGCAGGGCATGACGCCGCGCAGCGGCGGCAGTTTTGCCTGGCTATTCAAGAAGATGGGATAG
- the msrA gene encoding peptide-methionine (S)-S-oxide reductase MsrA: MRQLPPGILALAAAGSLALSGCGPALAAENHVRAPVAQVKAQESGLKTAIFAGGCFWGVEAVFSHVEGVKSAVAGYHGGTKRQADYKLVSSGITDHVEAVKITYDPSQIRYDQLLRIFFSVVADPTLRNRQGPDRGAHYNAELIPVSAEQREVAKAYLAQMKRDNKWGGPIVTGISPAKTFYPAEDYHQNFAAKNPRHGYIVRWDAPKVAALKEFYPGVYRASFLRD; this comes from the coding sequence ATGCGGCAATTGCCGCCTGGAATCCTCGCACTCGCTGCGGCGGGTTCGCTCGCGCTGTCGGGTTGCGGCCCGGCGCTGGCGGCGGAAAATCACGTCCGCGCGCCGGTCGCGCAGGTGAAGGCGCAGGAAAGCGGCCTCAAGACCGCGATCTTCGCGGGCGGCTGTTTCTGGGGCGTCGAGGCGGTCTTCAGCCATGTCGAGGGCGTGAAGAGCGCGGTCGCGGGCTATCACGGCGGGACCAAGCGCCAGGCCGATTACAAGCTCGTATCCAGCGGGATTACCGATCACGTCGAAGCGGTGAAGATTACCTATGATCCATCGCAGATCCGTTACGACCAGCTGCTGCGCATCTTCTTCTCGGTCGTCGCCGACCCGACCCTGCGCAATCGCCAGGGCCCGGATCGCGGCGCGCACTACAATGCCGAGCTGATCCCGGTCTCGGCCGAGCAGCGCGAGGTCGCGAAGGCCTATCTCGCGCAGATGAAGCGCGACAACAAATGGGGCGGTCCGATCGTGACCGGTATTTCGCCCGCGAAAACCTTCTACCCCGCGGAAGACTACCACCAGAACTTCGCCGCCAAGAACCCGCGTCATGGCTATATCGTGCGCTGGGATGCGCCCAAGGTCGCCGCGCTCAAGGAATTCTACCCGGGCGTCTACCGCGCCAGCTTCCTCAGGGACTGA
- the dxs gene encoding 1-deoxy-D-xylulose-5-phosphate synthase produces the protein MDKRPETPLLDTVEYPADLRKIDREKLRQLADELRTEMIDAVGTTGGHLGSGLGVVELTVAIHYIFNTPEDRLIWDVGHQCYPHKILTGRRDRIRTLRQGGGLSGFTKRSESEYDPFGAAHSSTSISAGLGFAMANKLQNKPGRAIAVIGDGAMSAGMAYEAMNNAEQAGNRLVVILNDNDMSIAPPVGGLSAYLARVVSSGEYLGLRSLASKVAKKMHRRLHSSLGKAEEFTRGMVTGGTLFEELGFYYVGPIDGHNLDHLIPVLENVRDSDQGPVLIHVVTEKGKGYKFAEESADKYHGVSKFDVITGEQKKSKGGPPNYQNVFGETLAKLAETDDRICAITAAMPGGTGVDKFAKAHPERSFDVGIAEQHGVTFAAGLAAQGMRPFAAIYSTFLQRAYDQVVHDVAIQNLPVRFAIDRAGLVGADGATHAGSFDVTYLATLPNMVVMAAADEAELAHMTYTAAEYDDGPIAFRYPRGAGTGVEIPETLEKLEIGKGRIVKHGSKVAILSLGTRLGEALDAAEQLEARGLSTTVADMRFAKPLDTALIEKAMREHEVVLTIEEAAIGGLGAHVLTHASDHGLLDEGLKIRTMRLPDIFQDQDDPKKQYDEAGLNAPDIVDTVLAALRHNSAGVEEARA, from the coding sequence ATGGATAAACGCCCCGAAACGCCGCTGCTCGATACGGTCGAGTACCCTGCGGATCTCCGCAAGATCGACCGAGAAAAGCTCCGCCAGCTGGCGGATGAATTGCGCACCGAAATGATCGATGCGGTCGGCACGACCGGTGGGCACCTGGGCTCGGGCCTCGGCGTGGTCGAGCTGACCGTGGCGATCCATTATATCTTCAACACGCCCGAAGACCGGCTGATCTGGGACGTGGGCCACCAGTGCTACCCGCACAAAATCCTGACCGGGCGGCGCGACCGCATCCGCACCCTGCGGCAGGGCGGTGGCCTCTCGGGCTTCACCAAGCGTAGCGAGAGCGAGTACGACCCGTTCGGCGCGGCGCACTCTTCCACCTCGATCAGCGCAGGTCTCGGCTTTGCCATGGCCAATAAGCTGCAGAACAAGCCCGGCCGCGCGATCGCGGTAATCGGCGACGGCGCGATGAGCGCAGGGATGGCCTACGAGGCGATGAACAATGCGGAACAGGCGGGCAACCGGCTGGTCGTGATCCTGAACGACAACGACATGTCGATCGCGCCGCCCGTGGGCGGGCTCTCCGCCTATCTGGCGCGCGTCGTTTCGAGCGGCGAATATCTCGGCCTGCGCAGTCTCGCCTCCAAGGTCGCCAAGAAGATGCACCGCCGCCTGCACTCCTCGCTCGGCAAGGCGGAGGAATTCACCCGCGGCATGGTGACCGGCGGGACCTTGTTCGAGGAGCTGGGCTTCTACTACGTCGGCCCGATCGATGGGCACAATCTCGATCACCTGATTCCCGTGCTGGAGAATGTGCGCGATAGCGACCAGGGTCCGGTGCTGATCCATGTCGTGACCGAGAAGGGCAAGGGCTACAAGTTCGCCGAGGAAAGCGCGGACAAGTACCACGGCGTCTCGAAGTTCGACGTCATCACGGGCGAACAGAAGAAGAGCAAGGGCGGCCCGCCCAATTACCAGAACGTGTTCGGCGAAACCCTCGCCAAACTGGCCGAGACCGACGACCGCATCTGTGCGATCACCGCCGCGATGCCCGGCGGCACGGGGGTCGACAAGTTCGCCAAGGCGCACCCCGAGCGCAGCTTCGATGTCGGCATTGCCGAACAGCACGGCGTGACCTTCGCCGCCGGCCTCGCTGCGCAGGGCATGCGGCCTTTCGCCGCGATCTATTCGACCTTCCTGCAGCGCGCCTACGACCAGGTGGTCCACGACGTCGCGATCCAGAACCTGCCGGTCCGCTTCGCGATCGATCGTGCGGGGTTGGTCGGCGCGGACGGCGCGACGCACGCAGGCAGCTTCGACGTCACCTATCTCGCCACGCTGCCCAACATGGTCGTGATGGCCGCCGCCGACGAGGCGGAGCTGGCGCACATGACTTACACCGCCGCCGAATACGACGACGGCCCCATCGCCTTCCGCTACCCGCGCGGCGCGGGTACGGGCGTCGAGATTCCCGAAACGCTCGAAAAGCTGGAGATCGGCAAGGGCCGGATCGTCAAGCACGGCAGCAAGGTCGCGATCCTCTCGCTCGGCACGCGGCTGGGCGAAGCGCTAGACGCGGCCGAGCAGTTGGAGGCACGCGGCCTGTCGACCACCGTGGCCGACATGCGCTTCGCCAAGCCGCTCGACACCGCATTGATCGAGAAGGCGATGCGCGAGCACGAAGTGGTGCTGACGATTGAGGAAGCCGCCATCGGCGGTCTCGGCGCGCATGTGCTGACCCACGCCAGCGACCATGGGCTGCTCGACGAGGGGCTGAAAATCCGCACGATGCGTTTGCCCGACATTTTCCAAGATCAGGACGATCCCAAGAAGCAGTACGACGAAGCGGGCCTGAATGCTCCCGATATCGTCGACACCGTGCTGGCCGCGCTACGGCACAATTCGGCGGGGGTTGAGGAAGCTCGGGCGTGA
- a CDS encoding Fur family transcriptional regulator: MATAHRHTHKEHEGEALIDAAKRSLEDQGERWTGMRSEVFEELAKHARPVSAYDIAENLSNQRGSRVAPNSVYRILDIFVRNNLANRIESANAFLVNSHPGCRHDCIFLICDDCGAADHIDDDRLTGALREAGQGAGYADLRPVVELRGLCGDCAN; the protein is encoded by the coding sequence ATGGCGACGGCACACAGGCACACCCACAAGGAACACGAGGGCGAGGCCCTGATCGATGCGGCGAAGCGATCGCTAGAGGATCAGGGCGAGCGCTGGACCGGCATGCGCTCCGAAGTGTTCGAGGAACTGGCGAAGCACGCGCGCCCGGTGTCGGCCTACGACATCGCCGAAAACCTGAGCAACCAGCGCGGCAGCCGCGTGGCGCCCAACAGCGTGTATCGTATCCTCGACATCTTCGTGCGCAACAACCTCGCCAACCGGATCGAGAGCGCGAACGCGTTTCTCGTCAATTCGCACCCCGGCTGCCGCCACGATTGCATCTTCCTGATCTGCGACGATTGCGGGGCGGCGGATCACATCGACGACGACCGGCTGACCGGCGCTTTGCGCGAGGCGGGACAGGGCGCTGGATATGCCGACCTGCGTCCGGTGGTCGAACTGCGCGGACTGTGCGGCGACTGCGCCAACTAG
- a CDS encoding crotonase/enoyl-CoA hydratase family protein — protein sequence MPLLNVIIDNHVATLTLDRSESMNALGLAGDGDAFVEACDAINADADVRCAILTGAGRAFSAGGDIKAMQQRTGNFAGSPVEIADGYRTNIHRILRALHNLRVPLIAAINGPAIGLGGDLACLADMRIASTQAKFGVTFLKLGLVPGDGGTWLLPRVIGEARAAELFFTGEVIDAGTMQDWGFVSRVVAPNALIDEAQALASKVAAMPPAALRQTKMLLRQGRGLSYDGALELAANTQGLMHHTVDHAEGVAALIEKRSPNFTGE from the coding sequence ATGCCCCTGCTAAATGTCATCATCGACAACCACGTCGCCACCCTCACCCTAGACCGGTCCGAGAGCATGAACGCACTCGGCCTGGCGGGCGATGGCGATGCCTTCGTCGAGGCTTGCGACGCGATCAATGCGGACGCCGACGTTCGCTGCGCGATCCTGACCGGGGCAGGGCGTGCGTTCAGTGCGGGCGGGGACATCAAGGCGATGCAGCAGCGGACTGGCAATTTCGCGGGTTCCCCTGTCGAAATCGCCGACGGGTACCGCACCAACATCCATCGGATACTGCGCGCGCTCCACAACTTGCGCGTTCCATTGATCGCGGCCATCAACGGGCCCGCGATCGGCCTGGGCGGCGATCTCGCCTGTCTGGCCGACATGCGCATCGCGAGCACGCAAGCGAAGTTCGGGGTCACCTTCCTCAAACTCGGCCTCGTCCCCGGCGACGGCGGCACCTGGCTGCTGCCGCGTGTGATCGGCGAGGCGCGCGCCGCAGAGCTGTTCTTTACCGGCGAGGTCATCGACGCCGGGACCATGCAGGACTGGGGCTTCGTCTCCCGCGTGGTCGCACCCAACGCGCTGATCGACGAGGCGCAGGCACTGGCAAGCAAGGTCGCCGCGATGCCGCCCGCCGCGCTGCGCCAGACCAAGATGCTGCTGCGGCAGGGTCGCGGGCTGAGTTACGACGGCGCGCTCGAGCTGGCCGCCAATACGCAGGGGCTGATGCACCACACCGTCGACCATGCCGAAGGTGTTGCCGCGCTGATCGAGAAGCGTTCTCCTAATTTCACAGGCGAGTAG
- a CDS encoding FKBP-type peptidyl-prolyl cis-trans isomerase codes for MRAAPAALALAALGAMPGAGFAQDAPSSDAAEHDLAWHNRQQVAVAELRAEDGWQVLPGGLHYRRLAGDGEGPKPTVEDTVSVHYAGRFHDGTQFDSSYERGEPATFPLGRLIKAWQLTIPQMAVGDTIELYAPADLAYGPVGKGPIPGNATLVFKVELLGIE; via the coding sequence GTGAGGGCCGCCCCGGCCGCGCTGGCGCTCGCCGCGCTCGGTGCGATGCCGGGTGCGGGTTTCGCGCAGGACGCCCCTTCGTCGGACGCGGCGGAGCACGATCTCGCCTGGCACAACCGGCAACAGGTCGCGGTGGCCGAGCTGCGGGCCGAGGATGGCTGGCAGGTCCTGCCCGGCGGGCTCCACTATCGTCGCCTTGCGGGCGACGGCGAGGGTCCGAAGCCGACGGTCGAGGATACGGTCAGCGTGCATTATGCGGGCCGCTTCCACGATGGAACCCAGTTCGACAGTTCCTACGAGCGCGGCGAACCCGCGACCTTCCCGCTCGGCCGGCTGATCAAGGCATGGCAGCTCACAATCCCGCAGATGGCGGTCGGCGACACAATCGAGCTCTATGCCCCCGCCGACCTTGCCTATGGTCCGGTCGGCAAGGGGCCGATACCCGGCAATGCCACGCTGGTCTTCAAGGTGGAGCTGCTCGGAATCGAATAA